Genomic DNA from Microbacterium neungamense:
GAGCAGCGCGGCGATGGTCTCCGCACCCTCGAGCTGGATGACCCGCTCCAGGTGGTGCAGGGCGCGGGCGCACTCCTCCTCCGGGGTGGACGCCCAGAACTCCGAGCGGTACAGATACGGACCGAAGAAGTGCACGTGCCCACGGGCGTACTCGTTGGGGATGCGCCGCCAGTCGCCGGTCGCGACGATCGCCGCCCCGGTGTTGCCGTGGTAGGAGCGGTACCGGGACAGCACCTTGTCCCGCCCGGTGTACAGGCGGGCCATCCGGATGGCGTTCTCGACGGCATCCGCACCGCCGTTCGTGAAGAACACCTTCTCGAAGCCGGCGCCCGCGAGCTCCAGGATGCGCTCGGCCGCCTGCGCGCGCGTCTCGTTCGCCACGGCCGGACCGATCGTGGCGAGGGTGGCGGCCTGCTCCTGGATCGCCGCCACGACCTTCGGATGCTGGTACCCGATGGCTCCTCAGGGGTCGGGCGCGGATGGGGCAACGCTAGAACCCGGGGCCGCGCGCCGGCGTCGAGGATTTGTCGGATGCCGCAGCGCTCGCTCGACAGTCTGTCCAGAGGTGCTCGGGGGATCGCCGGCGAGCCGGTGCGGATCGAGGGAGGCTGTCGCGCGGGGCATCCGTCGTTCTAGGGTCGGAACATGGCCTCCGAGCGCATCACGCTGACCGTGTCCGACCCCGACGGGGAGCGCGACGTCGTGCTGTCCAGCCCGAACCGGGTGGTCTGGCCGCCCGCCGAGGGCGCCGGCGACGGCATCACCAAGGCGGAGTACGCGGAGTACGCCCAGCAGGTCGCCGGTCCCTTCCTCGCCGCGAACGGCAACCGGCCGGTGTCTCTGGAGCGGTTCCGGGACGGCATCGAGGGCGAGGGGTTCTTCTCGAAGAATCCGCCGAAGGGCACGCCGGACTACGTCGACGCCGTGACGGTCACGTACAACAGCGGCCGCCGGCATCCGCAGATCGTGCTCAACCGGCCGAGCGCGCTGGTCTGGGCGGTGCAGATGAACACGATCGTGTTCCACCCCTGGGCGTCCAGGGCGGACGACACCGACAACCCGGTCGAGCTGCGCATCGACCTCGACCCGCAGCCGGGGACGGGCATCGCGCAGGCGATCCCGGCGGCGCACGAGCTGCGCGCCGTGCTGCGCGAGGCGGGGCTGGAGCCGTTCATCAAGACCAGCGGCAACCGCGGGCTGCACGTGTTCTGCCCGATCGTGCCGGAGTGGGAGTTCCTCACGGTGCGGCACGCGGTGATCGCCGCCGGGCGGGAGCTGGAGCGGCGGATGCCGGACCGGGTCACGACCAGCTGGTGGAAGGAGGAGCGCGGGGAGCGGATCTTCGTCGACTTCAACCAGGCCAACCGCGACCGGACGATGGCCGGGGCGTACAGCCCGCGCGCCCTGCCCGGCGCCCCGGTGTCGACGCCGATCCACTGGGAGGAGCTCGACGACGTCGATCCGCGCCTCTTCACGGTGCTCACGGTGCCGCAGCGGCTCGCCGATGTCGGCGACCCGTGGGAGCGGATGCAGGAGAACCCGGGCCGCATCGACACGCTGCTGGAGTGGTGGGAGCGGGACGTCGAGAACGGGCTGGGCGAGATGCCGTTTCCGCCGGAGTTCCCGAAGATGCCCGGGGAGCCCCCGCGCGTGCAGCCGAGCAAGAAGGTCGCCGAGAACTGGGACGCCGAGGGCAACCGCATCGAGGACTGACCGCCGCCCCCGGCCCCGGCTTCACGGCCCCTGGGGCTCCGGTTTCCCGGCCCGCGGGGCCCGGGCTTCACGGGCCGCGGGGCCTCCGGCCCCTGGACCCGCGGCGGCCTGGCCCGCTGTGCCTCTCCTGGGGACCAGTGCCGTGCGGGCGGAACGACCGGCGCGGAACCACCGACGCGGGGCGGTGGGCGGCCGGGCGACGGCTCGCGGGCCGGGCGACGGAGGGCGAGCGCAGCGGGGGCCGAGCGACGGGGCGGGGCGCGGGCGACGGGGCGGGGTGCGGAGTCGGCGCCGGGCGCGGGTCAGGTGAGGACGTCGGCGAGGTCGTAGCCGGCGACCGTGTCGAGCTGGTCGAAGGTGCAGGAGCGGGCATCCCGATCGGGGCGCCAGCGCTCGAACTGCACGGTGTGCCGGAACCGCATCCCCTCGAGCTGGTCGTACCGCACCTCGAGCACCCGCTCGGGGCGCAGCCGCACGAACGAGACGTCCTTCGCGCCGGTGAACCGCGAGCGCTCGCCCTCCCCGGTGACCGCGCGCCCCTCGGCATCCCGCTCCACGAGGGGATCCAGCTCCTCGACGAGCCGCTGGCGCATGGCGTCGCTCCACGCCGCCACGCCGCCCACCTGGTGCAGCACCCCGTCCTGCCCGTACAGGCCGACGAGCAGCGAGCCGACACCCGACCCGCTCTTGTGCACCCGGTAGCCCAGCGCGACCACGTCCGCGGTGCGCGCGTGCTTCACCTTGATCAGGGTGCGCTTACCGGGGGCATACGGCTGGTCCAGCGGCTTCGCGACGACGCCGTCGAGCCCGGCGCCCTCGAACTCGGCGAGC
This window encodes:
- the ligD gene encoding non-homologous end-joining DNA ligase; this encodes MASERITLTVSDPDGERDVVLSSPNRVVWPPAEGAGDGITKAEYAEYAQQVAGPFLAANGNRPVSLERFRDGIEGEGFFSKNPPKGTPDYVDAVTVTYNSGRRHPQIVLNRPSALVWAVQMNTIVFHPWASRADDTDNPVELRIDLDPQPGTGIAQAIPAAHELRAVLREAGLEPFIKTSGNRGLHVFCPIVPEWEFLTVRHAVIAAGRELERRMPDRVTTSWWKEERGERIFVDFNQANRDRTMAGAYSPRALPGAPVSTPIHWEELDDVDPRLFTVLTVPQRLADVGDPWERMQENPGRIDTLLEWWERDVENGLGEMPFPPEFPKMPGEPPRVQPSKKVAENWDAEGNRIED
- a CDS encoding ATP-dependent DNA ligase, producing the protein MYDIPAPMLAKAATTVPDPAKFAGGLLYEPKWDGFRGLVAWDGERLEIGSRGAKPLTRYFPELVASLTEILPGPCLLDGEIVVATGEPGRQRLDWEALSQRIHPAESRVRKLAAETPAMFIAFDLLADGDELLHDRPFRERRDRLEALLAGARHPLHLTRTTEDPDLAGRWLAEFEGAGLDGVVAKPLDQPYAPGKRTLIKVKHARTADVVALGYRVHKSGSGVGSLLVGLYGQDGVLHQVGGVAAWSDAMRQRLVEELDPLVERDAEGRAVTGEGERSRFTGAKDVSFVRLRPERVLEVRYDQLEGMRFRHTVQFERWRPDRDARSCTFDQLDTVAGYDLADVLT